Proteins from a single region of Apostichopus japonicus isolate 1M-3 chromosome 21, ASM3797524v1, whole genome shotgun sequence:
- the LOC139962416 gene encoding uncharacterized protein isoform X5 — protein sequence MQPSLGHLSEGMLSKLTSPYVLCPLVLSGIILGIFCFRNGRTKKLRRGHLQPETPVRYNLKNMKHMPRLSGLTLRLSAKICTSFIGRLGWTSYIFKQVGFSFFRSIHYVEEPSFTPNPSTFEGPKGVPEGSGIDLESYVQAANKETDFHFFSVSDYYHAYRNGTTTPSEVADWVIARVEESNSLKPGLCAVTQMDQESARKMARESSERVAKGCPCSVLDGIPILIKEELNCAPYHAKCGTSFMGKMPVIQDCTIAYKLKQAGAVIIGMTNMHELGMSVFGYNIDPDHGMPRNPYDPNHYTGGSSSGSAAAVASGLVPVAIGTDGGGSVRVPATLCGNVGLKPTFGRVSLGGNEVSCHSVVHAGPICSNVNDTALVYTILAGPDPKDPLSINQPQVSLAEYNRQDLSGLKIGIDWEFFRDSDVEVVRACEAAVDHLRTKGAEVVGVQIPELQELRIAHTMIIYSEMRESFDEYYAENLHKLNPDNQVIFSSIGEATARDYITANKQRTRSIHFMKEIFKKVDVLITPACGMTAPKMQPGDEKWGCSDLQTSFQIAKYMLLGNFTGVPGLVVPIAYGDDGLPIGLQVIGKWWEEDKILSVGKFAEEILQKEKPRIFFRNDLLLK from the exons ATGCAG CCTTCGTTAGGGCACCTCTCGGAGGGTATGTTGAGTAAACTTACTTCTCCGTATGTCCTGTGCCCGCTTGTTCTCAGTGGAATCATCCTGGGTATCTTCTGTTTTAGAAATGGACGGACGAAGAAATTACGGAGAGGACACCTTCAACCAGAGACGCCAGTCCGGTATAATCTAAAGAATATG AAACATATGCCAAGACTCAGTGGGTTGACATTGAGACTGTCTGCCAAGATCTGTACTTCC TTTATCGGTAGACTGGGCTGgacttcatatatatttaa GCAGGTCGGCTTTAGTTTCTTCAGAAGTATCCACTATGTAGAAGAGCCATCGTTTACTCCAAACCCTTCCACTTTTGAGGGTCCCAAAGGGGTCCCCGAAGGTAGCGGAATTGACCTGGAATCATACGTACAAGCGGCAAACAAGGAGAcagattttcatttcttttccgTGTCGGATTATTATCATGCGTACAG GAATGGGACAACCACTCCATCAGAAGTGGCTGATTGGGTGATTGCTAGGGTCGAAGAGTCAAACAGTCTGAAACCTGGACTGTGCGCTGTTACCCAGATGGATCAAGAATCTGCCAGAAAG ATGGCCCGTGAATCCTCTGAGCGAGTTGCAAAGGGGTGTCCTTGTTCCGTTCTTGATGGTATCCCAATACTTATCAAAGAGGAACTTAACTGT GCTCCATACCACGCCAAGTGTGGTACCTCTTTCATGGGTAAGATGCCAGTCATCCAAGATTGCACCATCGCCTACAAGCTGAAGCAGGCTGGTGCTGTCATCATCGGGATGACCAATATGCATGAACTAGGAATGTCCGTATTTGGATATAACATCGATCC TGATCATGGCATGCCGAGGAATCCTTACGACCCCAATCATTATACCGGGGGAAGTTCCAGTGGCTCAGCCGCAGCAGTAGCATCAG GTCTGGTGCCTGTTGCCATAGGTACCGATGGGGGTGGATCTGTCAGAGTGCCAGCCACTCTCTGTGGTAATGTTGGGCTAAAACCAACCTTTGGAAGGGTCTCTTTGGGAGGCAACGAGGTATCCTGTCACTCGGTCGTCCATGCGGGTCCCATCTGTTCCAATGTGAACGATACAGCTCTAGTTTACA CAATTTTAGCCGGCCCCGACCCCAAGGATCCCCTCTCCATCAATCAACCACAAGTGTCGCTAGCAGAATACAACAGACAGGATCTCAGCGGTCTTAAAATCGGAATTGATTGGGAATTTTTCCGG GATTCAGATGTCGAGGTGGTGAGGGCTTGCGAAGCAGCTGTCGATCACCTCCGTACTAAGGGTGCCGAGGTCGTCGGTGTTCAGATCCCAGAACTGCAAGAGTTGAGGATAGCCCACACCATGATCATCTACTCAGAGATGAGAGAAAGCTTTGATGAATATTACGCCGAAAATTTGCATAAGCTA AATCCAGACAACCAGGTCATCTTTAGTTCGATCGGAGAGGCGACGGCCAGGGATTACATCACCGCGAACAAGCAGAGAACGAGAAGCATCCATTTCATGAAAGAGATATTTAAGAAGGTCGATGTCCTCATTACCCCAG CTTGTGGAATGACAGCTCCAAAAATGCAACCAGGCGATGAAAAATGGGGTTGTTCAGATCTCCAGACGAGTTTTCAAATAGCTAA GTACATGTTATTGGGTAATTTCACCGGTGTACCCGGTTTGGTGGTACCGATCGCATACGGCGATGATGGCCTCCCCATCGGCTTACAAGTGATCGGCAAGTGGTGGGAAGAAGATAAGATCTTATCGGTCGGCAAGTTTGCAGAGGAAATCCTGCAGAAAGAAAAACCGAGGATCTTCTTCCGAAATGATTTGCTGTTGAAGTGA
- the LOC139962416 gene encoding uncharacterized protein isoform X6: protein MLSKLTSPYVLCPLVLSGIILGIFCFRNGRTKKLRRGHLQPETPVRYNLKNMKHMPRLSGLTLRLSAKICTSFIGRLGWTSYIFKQVGFSFFRSIHYVEEPSFTPNPSTFEGPKGVPEGSGIDLESYVQAANKETDFHFFSVSDYYHAYRNGTTTPSEVADWVIARVEESNSLKPGLCAVTQMDQESARKMARESSERVAKGCPCSVLDGIPILIKEELNCAPYHAKCGTSFMGKMPVIQDCTIAYKLKQAGAVIIGMTNMHELGMSVFGYNIDPDHGMPRNPYDPNHYTGGSSSGSAAAVASGLVPVAIGTDGGGSVRVPATLCGNVGLKPTFGRVSLGGNEVSCHSVVHAGPICSNVNDTALVYTILAGPDPKDPLSINQPQVSLAEYNRQDLSGLKIGIDWEFFRDSDVEVVRACEAAVDHLRTKGAEVVGVQIPELQELRIAHTMIIYSEMRESFDEYYAENLHKLNPDNQVIFSSIGEATARDYITANKQRTRSIHFMKEIFKKVDVLITPACGMTAPKMQPGDEKWGCSDLQTSFQIAKYMLLGNFTGVPGLVVPIAYGDDGLPIGLQVIGKWWEEDKILSVGKFAEEILQKEKPRIFFRNDLLLK from the exons ATGTTGAGTAAACTTACTTCTCCGTATGTCCTGTGCCCGCTTGTTCTCAGTGGAATCATCCTGGGTATCTTCTGTTTTAGAAATGGACGGACGAAGAAATTACGGAGAGGACACCTTCAACCAGAGACGCCAGTCCGGTATAATCTAAAGAATATG AAACATATGCCAAGACTCAGTGGGTTGACATTGAGACTGTCTGCCAAGATCTGTACTTCC TTTATCGGTAGACTGGGCTGgacttcatatatatttaa GCAGGTCGGCTTTAGTTTCTTCAGAAGTATCCACTATGTAGAAGAGCCATCGTTTACTCCAAACCCTTCCACTTTTGAGGGTCCCAAAGGGGTCCCCGAAGGTAGCGGAATTGACCTGGAATCATACGTACAAGCGGCAAACAAGGAGAcagattttcatttcttttccgTGTCGGATTATTATCATGCGTACAG GAATGGGACAACCACTCCATCAGAAGTGGCTGATTGGGTGATTGCTAGGGTCGAAGAGTCAAACAGTCTGAAACCTGGACTGTGCGCTGTTACCCAGATGGATCAAGAATCTGCCAGAAAG ATGGCCCGTGAATCCTCTGAGCGAGTTGCAAAGGGGTGTCCTTGTTCCGTTCTTGATGGTATCCCAATACTTATCAAAGAGGAACTTAACTGT GCTCCATACCACGCCAAGTGTGGTACCTCTTTCATGGGTAAGATGCCAGTCATCCAAGATTGCACCATCGCCTACAAGCTGAAGCAGGCTGGTGCTGTCATCATCGGGATGACCAATATGCATGAACTAGGAATGTCCGTATTTGGATATAACATCGATCC TGATCATGGCATGCCGAGGAATCCTTACGACCCCAATCATTATACCGGGGGAAGTTCCAGTGGCTCAGCCGCAGCAGTAGCATCAG GTCTGGTGCCTGTTGCCATAGGTACCGATGGGGGTGGATCTGTCAGAGTGCCAGCCACTCTCTGTGGTAATGTTGGGCTAAAACCAACCTTTGGAAGGGTCTCTTTGGGAGGCAACGAGGTATCCTGTCACTCGGTCGTCCATGCGGGTCCCATCTGTTCCAATGTGAACGATACAGCTCTAGTTTACA CAATTTTAGCCGGCCCCGACCCCAAGGATCCCCTCTCCATCAATCAACCACAAGTGTCGCTAGCAGAATACAACAGACAGGATCTCAGCGGTCTTAAAATCGGAATTGATTGGGAATTTTTCCGG GATTCAGATGTCGAGGTGGTGAGGGCTTGCGAAGCAGCTGTCGATCACCTCCGTACTAAGGGTGCCGAGGTCGTCGGTGTTCAGATCCCAGAACTGCAAGAGTTGAGGATAGCCCACACCATGATCATCTACTCAGAGATGAGAGAAAGCTTTGATGAATATTACGCCGAAAATTTGCATAAGCTA AATCCAGACAACCAGGTCATCTTTAGTTCGATCGGAGAGGCGACGGCCAGGGATTACATCACCGCGAACAAGCAGAGAACGAGAAGCATCCATTTCATGAAAGAGATATTTAAGAAGGTCGATGTCCTCATTACCCCAG CTTGTGGAATGACAGCTCCAAAAATGCAACCAGGCGATGAAAAATGGGGTTGTTCAGATCTCCAGACGAGTTTTCAAATAGCTAA GTACATGTTATTGGGTAATTTCACCGGTGTACCCGGTTTGGTGGTACCGATCGCATACGGCGATGATGGCCTCCCCATCGGCTTACAAGTGATCGGCAAGTGGTGGGAAGAAGATAAGATCTTATCGGTCGGCAAGTTTGCAGAGGAAATCCTGCAGAAAGAAAAACCGAGGATCTTCTTCCGAAATGATTTGCTGTTGAAGTGA
- the LOC139962416 gene encoding uncharacterized protein isoform X4 has protein sequence MIYKLPPSLGHLSEGMLSKLTSPYVLCPLVLSGIILGIFCFRNGRTKKLRRGHLQPETPVRYNLKNMKHMPRLSGLTLRLSAKICTSFIGRLGWTSYIFKQVGFSFFRSIHYVEEPSFTPNPSTFEGPKGVPEGSGIDLESYVQAANKETDFHFFSVSDYYHAYRNGTTTPSEVADWVIARVEESNSLKPGLCAVTQMDQESARKMARESSERVAKGCPCSVLDGIPILIKEELNCAPYHAKCGTSFMGKMPVIQDCTIAYKLKQAGAVIIGMTNMHELGMSVFGYNIDPDHGMPRNPYDPNHYTGGSSSGSAAAVASGLVPVAIGTDGGGSVRVPATLCGNVGLKPTFGRVSLGGNEVSCHSVVHAGPICSNVNDTALVYTILAGPDPKDPLSINQPQVSLAEYNRQDLSGLKIGIDWEFFRDSDVEVVRACEAAVDHLRTKGAEVVGVQIPELQELRIAHTMIIYSEMRESFDEYYAENLHKLNPDNQVIFSSIGEATARDYITANKQRTRSIHFMKEIFKKVDVLITPACGMTAPKMQPGDEKWGCSDLQTSFQIAKYMLLGNFTGVPGLVVPIAYGDDGLPIGLQVIGKWWEEDKILSVGKFAEEILQKEKPRIFFRNDLLLK, from the exons CCTTCGTTAGGGCACCTCTCGGAGGGTATGTTGAGTAAACTTACTTCTCCGTATGTCCTGTGCCCGCTTGTTCTCAGTGGAATCATCCTGGGTATCTTCTGTTTTAGAAATGGACGGACGAAGAAATTACGGAGAGGACACCTTCAACCAGAGACGCCAGTCCGGTATAATCTAAAGAATATG AAACATATGCCAAGACTCAGTGGGTTGACATTGAGACTGTCTGCCAAGATCTGTACTTCC TTTATCGGTAGACTGGGCTGgacttcatatatatttaa GCAGGTCGGCTTTAGTTTCTTCAGAAGTATCCACTATGTAGAAGAGCCATCGTTTACTCCAAACCCTTCCACTTTTGAGGGTCCCAAAGGGGTCCCCGAAGGTAGCGGAATTGACCTGGAATCATACGTACAAGCGGCAAACAAGGAGAcagattttcatttcttttccgTGTCGGATTATTATCATGCGTACAG GAATGGGACAACCACTCCATCAGAAGTGGCTGATTGGGTGATTGCTAGGGTCGAAGAGTCAAACAGTCTGAAACCTGGACTGTGCGCTGTTACCCAGATGGATCAAGAATCTGCCAGAAAG ATGGCCCGTGAATCCTCTGAGCGAGTTGCAAAGGGGTGTCCTTGTTCCGTTCTTGATGGTATCCCAATACTTATCAAAGAGGAACTTAACTGT GCTCCATACCACGCCAAGTGTGGTACCTCTTTCATGGGTAAGATGCCAGTCATCCAAGATTGCACCATCGCCTACAAGCTGAAGCAGGCTGGTGCTGTCATCATCGGGATGACCAATATGCATGAACTAGGAATGTCCGTATTTGGATATAACATCGATCC TGATCATGGCATGCCGAGGAATCCTTACGACCCCAATCATTATACCGGGGGAAGTTCCAGTGGCTCAGCCGCAGCAGTAGCATCAG GTCTGGTGCCTGTTGCCATAGGTACCGATGGGGGTGGATCTGTCAGAGTGCCAGCCACTCTCTGTGGTAATGTTGGGCTAAAACCAACCTTTGGAAGGGTCTCTTTGGGAGGCAACGAGGTATCCTGTCACTCGGTCGTCCATGCGGGTCCCATCTGTTCCAATGTGAACGATACAGCTCTAGTTTACA CAATTTTAGCCGGCCCCGACCCCAAGGATCCCCTCTCCATCAATCAACCACAAGTGTCGCTAGCAGAATACAACAGACAGGATCTCAGCGGTCTTAAAATCGGAATTGATTGGGAATTTTTCCGG GATTCAGATGTCGAGGTGGTGAGGGCTTGCGAAGCAGCTGTCGATCACCTCCGTACTAAGGGTGCCGAGGTCGTCGGTGTTCAGATCCCAGAACTGCAAGAGTTGAGGATAGCCCACACCATGATCATCTACTCAGAGATGAGAGAAAGCTTTGATGAATATTACGCCGAAAATTTGCATAAGCTA AATCCAGACAACCAGGTCATCTTTAGTTCGATCGGAGAGGCGACGGCCAGGGATTACATCACCGCGAACAAGCAGAGAACGAGAAGCATCCATTTCATGAAAGAGATATTTAAGAAGGTCGATGTCCTCATTACCCCAG CTTGTGGAATGACAGCTCCAAAAATGCAACCAGGCGATGAAAAATGGGGTTGTTCAGATCTCCAGACGAGTTTTCAAATAGCTAA GTACATGTTATTGGGTAATTTCACCGGTGTACCCGGTTTGGTGGTACCGATCGCATACGGCGATGATGGCCTCCCCATCGGCTTACAAGTGATCGGCAAGTGGTGGGAAGAAGATAAGATCTTATCGGTCGGCAAGTTTGCAGAGGAAATCCTGCAGAAAGAAAAACCGAGGATCTTCTTCCGAAATGATTTGCTGTTGAAGTGA
- the LOC139962416 gene encoding uncharacterized protein isoform X1: MLTWIRCSRTRGGRATIMAPRIKGSKSLRLLPSLGHLSEGMLSKLTSPYVLCPLVLSGIILGIFCFRNGRTKKLRRGHLQPETPVRYNLKNMKHMPRLSGLTLRLSAKICTSFIGRLGWTSYIFKQVGFSFFRSIHYVEEPSFTPNPSTFEGPKGVPEGSGIDLESYVQAANKETDFHFFSVSDYYHAYRNGTTTPSEVADWVIARVEESNSLKPGLCAVTQMDQESARKMARESSERVAKGCPCSVLDGIPILIKEELNCAPYHAKCGTSFMGKMPVIQDCTIAYKLKQAGAVIIGMTNMHELGMSVFGYNIDPDHGMPRNPYDPNHYTGGSSSGSAAAVASGLVPVAIGTDGGGSVRVPATLCGNVGLKPTFGRVSLGGNEVSCHSVVHAGPICSNVNDTALVYTILAGPDPKDPLSINQPQVSLAEYNRQDLSGLKIGIDWEFFRDSDVEVVRACEAAVDHLRTKGAEVVGVQIPELQELRIAHTMIIYSEMRESFDEYYAENLHKLNPDNQVIFSSIGEATARDYITANKQRTRSIHFMKEIFKKVDVLITPACGMTAPKMQPGDEKWGCSDLQTSFQIAKYMLLGNFTGVPGLVVPIAYGDDGLPIGLQVIGKWWEEDKILSVGKFAEEILQKEKPRIFFRNDLLLK, translated from the exons ATGCTTACGTGGATTCGCTGCAGCAGAACACGGGGAGGGCGAGCTACGATCATGGCACCGAGAATAAAGGGGTCCAAATCATTGCGGTTATTG CCTTCGTTAGGGCACCTCTCGGAGGGTATGTTGAGTAAACTTACTTCTCCGTATGTCCTGTGCCCGCTTGTTCTCAGTGGAATCATCCTGGGTATCTTCTGTTTTAGAAATGGACGGACGAAGAAATTACGGAGAGGACACCTTCAACCAGAGACGCCAGTCCGGTATAATCTAAAGAATATG AAACATATGCCAAGACTCAGTGGGTTGACATTGAGACTGTCTGCCAAGATCTGTACTTCC TTTATCGGTAGACTGGGCTGgacttcatatatatttaa GCAGGTCGGCTTTAGTTTCTTCAGAAGTATCCACTATGTAGAAGAGCCATCGTTTACTCCAAACCCTTCCACTTTTGAGGGTCCCAAAGGGGTCCCCGAAGGTAGCGGAATTGACCTGGAATCATACGTACAAGCGGCAAACAAGGAGAcagattttcatttcttttccgTGTCGGATTATTATCATGCGTACAG GAATGGGACAACCACTCCATCAGAAGTGGCTGATTGGGTGATTGCTAGGGTCGAAGAGTCAAACAGTCTGAAACCTGGACTGTGCGCTGTTACCCAGATGGATCAAGAATCTGCCAGAAAG ATGGCCCGTGAATCCTCTGAGCGAGTTGCAAAGGGGTGTCCTTGTTCCGTTCTTGATGGTATCCCAATACTTATCAAAGAGGAACTTAACTGT GCTCCATACCACGCCAAGTGTGGTACCTCTTTCATGGGTAAGATGCCAGTCATCCAAGATTGCACCATCGCCTACAAGCTGAAGCAGGCTGGTGCTGTCATCATCGGGATGACCAATATGCATGAACTAGGAATGTCCGTATTTGGATATAACATCGATCC TGATCATGGCATGCCGAGGAATCCTTACGACCCCAATCATTATACCGGGGGAAGTTCCAGTGGCTCAGCCGCAGCAGTAGCATCAG GTCTGGTGCCTGTTGCCATAGGTACCGATGGGGGTGGATCTGTCAGAGTGCCAGCCACTCTCTGTGGTAATGTTGGGCTAAAACCAACCTTTGGAAGGGTCTCTTTGGGAGGCAACGAGGTATCCTGTCACTCGGTCGTCCATGCGGGTCCCATCTGTTCCAATGTGAACGATACAGCTCTAGTTTACA CAATTTTAGCCGGCCCCGACCCCAAGGATCCCCTCTCCATCAATCAACCACAAGTGTCGCTAGCAGAATACAACAGACAGGATCTCAGCGGTCTTAAAATCGGAATTGATTGGGAATTTTTCCGG GATTCAGATGTCGAGGTGGTGAGGGCTTGCGAAGCAGCTGTCGATCACCTCCGTACTAAGGGTGCCGAGGTCGTCGGTGTTCAGATCCCAGAACTGCAAGAGTTGAGGATAGCCCACACCATGATCATCTACTCAGAGATGAGAGAAAGCTTTGATGAATATTACGCCGAAAATTTGCATAAGCTA AATCCAGACAACCAGGTCATCTTTAGTTCGATCGGAGAGGCGACGGCCAGGGATTACATCACCGCGAACAAGCAGAGAACGAGAAGCATCCATTTCATGAAAGAGATATTTAAGAAGGTCGATGTCCTCATTACCCCAG CTTGTGGAATGACAGCTCCAAAAATGCAACCAGGCGATGAAAAATGGGGTTGTTCAGATCTCCAGACGAGTTTTCAAATAGCTAA GTACATGTTATTGGGTAATTTCACCGGTGTACCCGGTTTGGTGGTACCGATCGCATACGGCGATGATGGCCTCCCCATCGGCTTACAAGTGATCGGCAAGTGGTGGGAAGAAGATAAGATCTTATCGGTCGGCAAGTTTGCAGAGGAAATCCTGCAGAAAGAAAAACCGAGGATCTTCTTCCGAAATGATTTGCTGTTGAAGTGA
- the LOC139962416 gene encoding uncharacterized protein isoform X2: MLTWIRCSRTRGGRATIMAPRIKGSKSLRLLPSLGHLSEGMLSKLTSPYVLCPLVLSGIILGIFCFRNGRTKKLRRGHLQPETPVRYNLKNMKHMPRLSGLTLRLSAKICTSFIGRLGWTSYIFKQVGFSFFRSIHYVEEPSFTPNPSTFEGPKGVPEGSGIDLESYVQAANKETDFHFFSVSDYYHAYRNGTTTPSEVADWVIARVEESNSLKPGLCAVTQMDQESARKMARHSSIRFVEGNTLSILDGVPVVLKENFECAPYHAKCGTSFMGKMPVIQDCTIAYKLKQAGAVIIGMTNMHELGMSVFGYNIDPDHGMPRNPYDPNHYTGGSSSGSAAAVASGLVPVAIGTDGGGSVRVPATLCGNVGLKPTFGRVSLGGNEVSCHSVVHAGPICSNVNDTALVYTILAGPDPKDPLSINQPQVSLAEYNRQDLSGLKIGIDWEFFRDSDVEVVRACEAAVDHLRTKGAEVVGVQIPELQELRIAHTMIIYSEMRESFDEYYAENLHKLNPDNQVIFSSIGEATARDYITANKQRTRSIHFMKEIFKKVDVLITPACGMTAPKMQPGDEKWGCSDLQTSFQIAKYMLLGNFTGVPGLVVPIAYGDDGLPIGLQVIGKWWEEDKILSVGKFAEEILQKEKPRIFFRNDLLLK, encoded by the exons ATGCTTACGTGGATTCGCTGCAGCAGAACACGGGGAGGGCGAGCTACGATCATGGCACCGAGAATAAAGGGGTCCAAATCATTGCGGTTATTG CCTTCGTTAGGGCACCTCTCGGAGGGTATGTTGAGTAAACTTACTTCTCCGTATGTCCTGTGCCCGCTTGTTCTCAGTGGAATCATCCTGGGTATCTTCTGTTTTAGAAATGGACGGACGAAGAAATTACGGAGAGGACACCTTCAACCAGAGACGCCAGTCCGGTATAATCTAAAGAATATG AAACATATGCCAAGACTCAGTGGGTTGACATTGAGACTGTCTGCCAAGATCTGTACTTCC TTTATCGGTAGACTGGGCTGgacttcatatatatttaa GCAGGTCGGCTTTAGTTTCTTCAGAAGTATCCACTATGTAGAAGAGCCATCGTTTACTCCAAACCCTTCCACTTTTGAGGGTCCCAAAGGGGTCCCCGAAGGTAGCGGAATTGACCTGGAATCATACGTACAAGCGGCAAACAAGGAGAcagattttcatttcttttccgTGTCGGATTATTATCATGCGTACAG GAATGGGACAACCACTCCATCAGAAGTGGCTGATTGGGTGATTGCTAGGGTCGAAGAGTCAAACAGTCTGAAACCTGGACTGTGCGCTGTTACCCAGATGGATCAAGAATCTGCCAGAAAG ATGGCAAGGCACTCATCGATACGATTTGTGGAAGGCAATACTTTGTCCATACTGGACGGTGTACCGGTAGTTTTGAAGGAAAATTTTGAATGT GCTCCATACCACGCCAAGTGTGGTACCTCTTTCATGGGTAAGATGCCAGTCATCCAAGATTGCACCATCGCCTACAAGCTGAAGCAGGCTGGTGCTGTCATCATCGGGATGACCAATATGCATGAACTAGGAATGTCCGTATTTGGATATAACATCGATCC TGATCATGGCATGCCGAGGAATCCTTACGACCCCAATCATTATACCGGGGGAAGTTCCAGTGGCTCAGCCGCAGCAGTAGCATCAG GTCTGGTGCCTGTTGCCATAGGTACCGATGGGGGTGGATCTGTCAGAGTGCCAGCCACTCTCTGTGGTAATGTTGGGCTAAAACCAACCTTTGGAAGGGTCTCTTTGGGAGGCAACGAGGTATCCTGTCACTCGGTCGTCCATGCGGGTCCCATCTGTTCCAATGTGAACGATACAGCTCTAGTTTACA CAATTTTAGCCGGCCCCGACCCCAAGGATCCCCTCTCCATCAATCAACCACAAGTGTCGCTAGCAGAATACAACAGACAGGATCTCAGCGGTCTTAAAATCGGAATTGATTGGGAATTTTTCCGG GATTCAGATGTCGAGGTGGTGAGGGCTTGCGAAGCAGCTGTCGATCACCTCCGTACTAAGGGTGCCGAGGTCGTCGGTGTTCAGATCCCAGAACTGCAAGAGTTGAGGATAGCCCACACCATGATCATCTACTCAGAGATGAGAGAAAGCTTTGATGAATATTACGCCGAAAATTTGCATAAGCTA AATCCAGACAACCAGGTCATCTTTAGTTCGATCGGAGAGGCGACGGCCAGGGATTACATCACCGCGAACAAGCAGAGAACGAGAAGCATCCATTTCATGAAAGAGATATTTAAGAAGGTCGATGTCCTCATTACCCCAG CTTGTGGAATGACAGCTCCAAAAATGCAACCAGGCGATGAAAAATGGGGTTGTTCAGATCTCCAGACGAGTTTTCAAATAGCTAA GTACATGTTATTGGGTAATTTCACCGGTGTACCCGGTTTGGTGGTACCGATCGCATACGGCGATGATGGCCTCCCCATCGGCTTACAAGTGATCGGCAAGTGGTGGGAAGAAGATAAGATCTTATCGGTCGGCAAGTTTGCAGAGGAAATCCTGCAGAAAGAAAAACCGAGGATCTTCTTCCGAAATGATTTGCTGTTGAAGTGA